In one window of Henckelia pumila isolate YLH828 chromosome 1, ASM3356847v2, whole genome shotgun sequence DNA:
- the LOC140873958 gene encoding uncharacterized protein: MKRRPLEFEIGEKAYVKVSPMKGVIRFGKNGKFNPRYLRKYISNPSHVLEIEPLVVEGNLNKELKYEEVPIRIVDTKKQVLRQRTIPYVKVQWSNHSEREATWELEEKMRKQYRYLFEEKIDSSFEDETLNKEGGM, translated from the exons ATGAAGAGACGACCATTGGAATTTGAAATAGGTGAAAAGGCTTATGTTAAAGtctcacctatgaaaggggtgatccGGTTCGGGAAAAACGGGAAGTTCAACCCGAGATAT CTAAGAAAGTATATTTCAAACCCAAGTCATGTCCTTGAAATTGAACCTCTTGTAGTTGAAGGAAATCTGAATAAGGAACTCAAGTATGAAGAGGTTCCTATCCGAATTGTGGATACAAAGAAACAAGTGCTGAGGCAACGGACCATTCCCTATGTCAAAGTACAGTGGTCTAATCATTCTGAAAGGGAAGCTACATGGGAACTCGAAGAGAAGATGCGAAAACAATATCGTTATCTTTTTGAAGAGAAGATCGactcaagtttcgaggacgaaactctCAATAAGGAGGGTGGGATGTGA
- the LOC140873957 gene encoding uncharacterized protein, translated as MIAAGPITWQQFKDTFLKQYYPSKVKLQKLSEFENFTQAPDMYVVEYTSKFNSLGTYAPTIMADDIMKMHRYKRGLSSRIQTALAVYQATSFADLMGAAIRAETDINRREDENKNKRPLSGQYSQGKQSYKKPNQASGVTKNTFTGSNYQEAKMCPTCNTRHPGECRKKSGACFNCGKLGHRIAECPEPLKRGTGSNVDATSNKPKDHKENKPNACVFALTQEEAGKANDVVAGTILINQSHVYVLFDYGSMHLFISKRFAKKLGLIPEILVEPFRVATPTSKAIETHRVHRDCIIGISEHVFQAELIQLNMVEFDVILGMDWLANNHALVDCCMKNVKLRTSNLDEVIYHGETKEQKSLLSASQAWKAMKSGEEVYLAIVGKVKKEVTLAIEEIPIVQEFPDVFPEELPGVIPDREVEFEINLVPGAAPISKAPY; from the coding sequence ATGATAGCAGCTGGTCCAATCACGTGGCAACAATTTAAGGATACGTTCTTGAAACAGTACTATCCATCCAAAGTTAAACTGCAGAAATTGAgtgaatttgaaaatttcaccCAAGCTCCGGATATGTATGTGGTTGAATACACATCAAAATTCAACTCACTTGGGACATATGCTCCTACGATTATGGCGGATGATATTATGAAGATGCACCGTTACAAACGAGGTTTAAGCAGCCGTATTCAGACAGCGTTAGCAGTATACCAAGCCACAAGCTTTGCTGATCTAATGGGAGCCGCAATTCGAGCTGAGACCGACATCAATCGAAGGGAAGATGAAAACAAGAATAAGAGGCCTCTCTCTGGCCAATATTCTCAAGGAAAGCAGTCATACAAGAAACCCAATCAGGCTAGTGGAGTAACCAAGAACACATTTACCGGCTCTAACTATCAAGAAGCCAAAATGTGCCCTACCTGCAATACCCGTCATCCTGGAGAATGTCGGAAGAAGTCTGGAGCATGCTTTAATTGTGGAAAGCTTGGACATAGAATTGCTGAATGTCCCGAGCCATTAAAGAGAGGGACAGGATCAAATGTAGATGCTACATCCAACAAACCAAAGGATCACAAGGAGAATAAGCCTAACGCATGTGTGTTTGCCCTAACTCAAGAGGAGGCAGGAAAAGCTAACGATGTCGTGGCAGGTACCATCTTAATCAACCAATCTcatgtttatgtgttgtttGATTATGGTTCTATGCATTTGTTTATATCTAAGAGGTTTGCTAAGAAGTTAGGACTTATTCCTGAAATACTTGTGGAACCTTTTAGGGTAGCAACTCCCACTAGTAAAGCAATTGAAACTCATAGGGTACACCGAGATTGCATAATTGGTATCAGTGAACACGTATTTCAAGCTGAACTGATTCAACTAAACATGGTAGAATTTGATGTCATTCTGGGGATGGATTGGCTAgcaaataatcatgcattagTTGATTGTTGCATGAAGAATGTCAAACTGCGAACTTCAAACCTCGACGAAGTCATTTATCATGGTGAAACCAAGGAGCAAAAGTCTCTTTTATCTGCTTCTCAAGCTTGGAAAGCTATGAAAAGTGGAGAAGAAGTATACCTAGCCATAGTAGGTAAGGTAAAGAAAGAAGTTACGCTTGCAATAGAAGAGATTCCGATTGTACAAGAGTTTCCGGATGTGTTCCCTGAAGAACTACCTGGAGTAATTCCTGACCGCGAggtggaatttgagattaatcTAGTACCCGGTGCTGCACCTATCTCAAAAGCACCATATTGA
- the LOC140881283 gene encoding uncharacterized protein, whose translation MAEESYKVSLHVYDLSQGLARQLSTTFLGKAIEGIWHTGIVVYGNEYYFGGGIQNAPVGTTPYGTPLKVVDLGVTHVPKDVFEAYLQEIDNRYTAETYRLLTHNCNNFSNEVAQFLVGASIPDYILNLPNEVMGSPMGALMLPMIQQLETTLRAGAVPQAPQFGPAAVSNSIKTASSVNKSASGSNAQPASKNEQIEKSKAVDIPKNTASEPTPKNSSPVAGVAKQKPSNNLVSSDPLGSVRNKVQEEITKEFAAIMATGTIQASEAAALATRRVMQKYGHLNAAQS comes from the exons ATGGCAGAG GAGAGTTACAAGGTTTCCTTGCATGTCTATGACTTAAGTCAAGGTCTTGCCAGGCAATTATCGACAACCTTTTTGGGAAAAGCAATTGAAGGCATATG GCATACTGGAATTGTGGTCTATGGCAATGAATACTATTTTGGTGGAGGCATACAAAATGCTCCAGTGGGAACAACACCTTATGGGACTCCTCTTAAAGTAGTTGATCTTGGTGTTACTCATGTGCCCAAGGATGTATTTGAAGCGTATTTACAAGAAATTGATAATCGGTACACAGCTGAAACTTACAGATTGCTTACTCATAATTGCAATAATTTCAGTAACGAGGTTGCCCAGTTTCTGGTTGGTGCTTCGATACCAGACTACATTTTGAATCTCCCAAATGAAGTCATGGGCAGCCCCATGGGCGCTCTCATGT TGCCAATGATACAGCAATTGGAGACTACATTAAGAGCCGGAGCAGTTCCTCAGGCACCCCAGTTTGGTCCAGCAGCTGTGTCGAATTCAATTAAGACAGCAAGTTCCGTCAACAAATCAGCTAGTGGCAGTAATGCCCAACCTGCAAGTAAGAATGAACAAATTGAAAAATCAAAAGCAGTAGATATACCGAAGAACACTGCATCTGAGCCAACACCAAAGAATTCTTCCCCAGTTGCTGGTGTTGCAAAGCAGAAGCCATCTAATAACCTCGTATCCAGCGACCCTCTTGGTTCTGTTCGAAATAAAGTTCAAGAGGAGATCACCAAAGAGTTCGCTGCAATCATGGCTACCGGGACAATCCAGGCGAGTGAGGCTGCTGCTCTTGCCACTAGGAGAGTGATGCAGAAATATGGGCACCTGAATGCAGCACAGAGCTAG